The following are encoded together in the Candidatus Babeliales bacterium genome:
- a CDS encoding orotidine 5'-phosphate decarboxylase / HUMPS family protein, which produces MKLQISFDLIDLDKAISIGSEVAQYADVIEVGTILIYHHGIAAVKRFKQAFPDKIILADTKIVDRGKEVAELFVDAGADWITVMAGTSHYVIHATTTAAHNANIKVMLDLIDSDSVGQSALEAKNLGVDALLFHQPYSESESLVFLDKWDMIKGNSSLPIFVSAKINRDNVDKIIALKPDVIIVGVSITDAEDSASQAHYFSQLISAL; this is translated from the coding sequence ATGAAGTTACAAATTTCATTTGATCTTATTGATTTGGATAAAGCGATTTCCATTGGTTCAGAAGTTGCTCAATATGCAGATGTTATTGAGGTGGGAACTATCCTTATCTATCATCATGGTATCGCAGCGGTTAAGCGGTTTAAGCAAGCATTTCCTGATAAAATAATTCTTGCTGATACCAAAATTGTCGATCGAGGTAAAGAGGTAGCGGAGCTTTTTGTTGATGCAGGTGCAGATTGGATCACGGTAATGGCAGGAACGTCTCACTATGTGATCCATGCAACAACTACAGCGGCACATAATGCAAATATTAAAGTAATGCTCGATCTGATTGACTCTGATTCCGTTGGTCAATCAGCATTAGAAGCAAAAAATCTTGGTGTTGATGCATTATTATTTCATCAACCATATAGTGAAAGTGAATCACTCGTTTTTCTTGATAAGTGGGATATGATTAAAGGTAATAGTAGTTTACCTATTTTTGTTTCAGCGAAAATTAACCGTGATAATGTTGATAAAATTATAGCACTTAAACCAGATGTTATAATAGTCGGCGTTAGTATAACTGATGCAGAAGATAGTGCTTCTCAAGCTCATTATTTTTCTCAGTTAATCAGTGCGTTATAG
- the rsmG gene encoding 16S rRNA (guanine(527)-N(7))-methyltransferase RsmG, whose product MNKQHLESHIIDNQLSEIISKYTLTTAQTDKFKRYLNLLIEWNTKFNLTAITEPSSVIRYHFDDSLALTQHIDCTSINSLADIGTGAGFPAIPLKIIHPHLTTILIEVNNKKRSFLERIIKELELENVIIYPYDWRTFLRSTTYTIDYFLARASLQPEELIRLFKPTSTYKNRSLIYWASQQWLPNKIEVSFIEKEVSYTLDAIQRKLVFFKQKNSSQGTSW is encoded by the coding sequence ATGAATAAACAGCATCTAGAAAGCCATATAATAGATAATCAATTAAGCGAAATTATCAGTAAATATACCTTGACAACAGCTCAAACTGATAAATTTAAGCGTTATTTAAATCTTTTAATAGAATGGAATACAAAATTTAACCTTACCGCAATCACAGAGCCTTCTTCTGTTATACGATACCACTTTGATGATTCACTTGCCTTAACACAACATATTGATTGCACCTCTATCAATTCACTAGCTGACATTGGTACAGGGGCGGGTTTTCCAGCAATACCATTAAAAATAATACACCCACACCTTACAACCATACTCATTGAAGTTAACAATAAAAAAAGAAGCTTTCTTGAACGTATTATTAAAGAACTTGAGTTAGAAAACGTCATTATTTACCCCTATGATTGGAGAACATTTTTACGTTCTACAACCTACACAATCGATTATTTTCTTGCTCGCGCATCACTCCAACCAGAAGAACTCATACGATTATTTAAACCTACATCTACCTATAAGAACAGATCTCTCATATATTGGGCATCACAACAATGGTTACCTAATAAAATAGAGGTTTCTTTTATAGAAAAAGAGGTATCCTATACTTTAGATGCTATACAGAGAAAACTTGTTTTTTTTAAACAAAAGAATAGTTCACAAGGAACTTCATGGTAA
- a CDS encoding MATE family efflux transporter: MVRTLITRYINDIYNNDKGEKYSTLLRYFLPEFITNFLLYAMPFWLDAAFIGSLASVDSYAALGVTNSFLHLIIKVGEAISVGTIVLSGQFNGQNAFEHAGRTIRDAFWITTILGIAFGGFLFFGAHAIYTWYGVSQEIITLGVPFLRLRAIGVLCMFIYLALVGFLRGIKNSRTPMKIFIFGSILFVFFDYVLIFGKFGFPKMELQGSALATIIQYGSMMLIALLYVLFNKKNLKYSINLFSGLHDISYIKHLLSISWPVVLDKAVMAWSYVWLGKMVATMGTDGIAAFCVVKDMERFAFLPAIAFAQIITFLVSNDVGTKNWDNIKTNIKKILLLSSSMVVIILGLFIYKRAYIINIFDKQGNFATIAMQAFPLLSIFIIFDLLQLILSGALRGAGNVRIVMIVRFITCFCYFVPTSYLLSKSIITNEALKLVLLYGSFYLGNALMSIWYIKRFRSDHWKTPTI, from the coding sequence ATGGTAAGAACACTTATTACTCGCTATATAAATGATATTTATAACAATGATAAAGGTGAAAAATATAGCACATTATTGCGCTATTTTTTACCTGAATTTATCACGAACTTTTTACTCTATGCAATGCCATTCTGGCTTGATGCTGCATTTATCGGATCACTAGCTTCAGTTGATAGTTATGCAGCGCTTGGTGTAACCAATAGTTTTCTTCATCTTATTATTAAGGTAGGAGAAGCTATTTCTGTAGGCACAATTGTTCTCAGTGGTCAATTTAATGGTCAAAATGCCTTTGAACATGCAGGACGTACTATTCGTGATGCCTTTTGGATAACAACAATATTAGGTATAGCGTTTGGAGGTTTTCTTTTTTTCGGAGCTCACGCTATCTACACATGGTACGGTGTTTCACAAGAAATAATAACGCTTGGTGTTCCTTTTTTAAGATTACGCGCCATTGGTGTCCTTTGTATGTTCATTTATCTTGCATTAGTTGGCTTTTTACGCGGTATCAAAAATTCACGCACCCCCATGAAAATTTTTATTTTTGGATCAATTCTCTTCGTTTTCTTTGATTATGTTCTTATTTTTGGCAAATTTGGATTTCCCAAAATGGAATTACAAGGGTCAGCGCTTGCAACTATTATACAATATGGCAGCATGATGCTTATTGCTCTTTTATATGTACTATTTAACAAAAAGAACCTTAAATATAGCATAAACCTTTTTTCTGGATTACATGACATTTCATACATTAAGCATTTACTCTCAATATCATGGCCTGTAGTGCTTGATAAAGCAGTAATGGCATGGTCCTATGTTTGGTTAGGGAAAATGGTTGCAACTATGGGAACTGACGGTATTGCAGCATTTTGTGTCGTAAAAGACATGGAACGTTTTGCTTTTTTACCAGCAATTGCTTTTGCTCAAATTATCACTTTTTTAGTTAGCAACGACGTAGGTACAAAAAATTGGGATAATATAAAAACAAATATTAAAAAAATACTTCTTTTATCTTCAAGTATGGTGGTAATTATTCTTGGTTTATTTATTTATAAGCGAGCTTATATTATAAATATTTTTGATAAACAAGGTAATTTTGCAACCATTGCTATGCAAGCATTTCCGCTTTTGAGTATCTTTATTATTTTTGATTTGTTACAATTAATTCTATCAGGTGCACTTCGTGGCGCAGGTAATGTGCGAATTGTTATGATAGTAAGATTCATTACATGTTTCTGTTATTTTGTCCCTACTTCCTATCTATTATCTAAAAGTATCATTACTAATGAAGCGCTAAAACTTGTTCTTTTATATGGCTCATTTTATCTTGGAAACGCATTAATGAGCATATGGTATATCAAAAGATTTCGCAGCGATCATTGGAAAACACCAACTATTTAA
- a CDS encoding Asp-tRNA(Asn)/Glu-tRNA(Gln) amidotransferase subunit GatC, with protein MSQLITKEEVEKIARLSHIEFSDIEIINAIKHLNAVIGYAARVQDIAKNVNSSSLKNSNVEREDIIISTNPQPILAQAPEREGNFFVVPVIIENNQ; from the coding sequence ATGTCACAACTTATCACCAAAGAAGAGGTCGAAAAAATTGCACGTTTATCACATATTGAATTTTCTGATATAGAAATTATCAATGCCATTAAACATCTTAATGCAGTAATCGGTTATGCTGCTCGCGTACAAGACATCGCTAAAAATGTTAATTCGTCTTCTTTAAAAAACAGTAATGTTGAACGTGAAGATATTATCATATCAACAAATCCACAACCAATTCTTGCACAAGCACCAGAACGTGAAGGTAACTTCTTTGTCGTTCCCGTGATTATTGAAAACAATCAATAG
- the gatA gene encoding Asp-tRNA(Asn)/Glu-tRNA(Gln) amidotransferase subunit GatA, translated as MSLSPFITIKELEQKLTKKEITQEEILEFYLRRFEAFDGEIGSALEIFDKQSILDKTNTSNKESFSIPGIIKDNICQEGRTTACGSKILENFVATYDATAIARLKNVGALLIGRANCDEFAMGSSTETSAFQKTYNPWDKSRVPGGSSGGSAAAVSAGLIPWALGSETGGSVRHPAALCGIVGLKPTYGLISRYGLVAYGSSVDQIGILTRTVYDNARILSVIAGKDDKDASMQQINTKDYTQNLTNKLPKNLRIGVVDNALHAQGVETEIVQAIEQALKVFEKNGASIKHLQLPTLDYAAATYFILSRAEAASNLARFDGVRYGLRDKTAKTLSKMYYNSRHDGFGEEVRSRILIGNYVLSAGHAGQFYNNAKKVQYLISDEFKEAFKDIDVLIMPVHPAPAFKIGAFDNDKLQMDLQDYFTCAMNLAGITALALPCGISSNNLPIGFQIVGPHLSEELLFQVGHAFQQETDWHTKTPAGY; from the coding sequence ATGAGCTTAAGCCCGTTCATAACAATTAAAGAATTAGAACAAAAATTAACAAAAAAAGAGATAACACAAGAAGAAATTCTCGAATTTTATCTAAGACGTTTTGAAGCCTTTGATGGCGAAATTGGCTCTGCGTTAGAAATTTTTGATAAACAATCAATTTTAGATAAAACTAATACAAGCAACAAAGAATCTTTTAGTATTCCTGGTATCATTAAAGACAATATTTGCCAGGAAGGACGAACTACCGCATGTGGATCAAAAATTTTGGAAAATTTTGTTGCCACTTACGACGCAACTGCAATTGCACGCTTAAAAAATGTAGGAGCATTACTTATTGGTCGCGCTAATTGTGATGAGTTTGCCATGGGAAGCTCAACAGAAACATCTGCTTTCCAAAAGACATATAATCCGTGGGATAAATCTCGCGTGCCCGGTGGATCAAGTGGTGGTTCTGCCGCGGCAGTTTCTGCAGGATTAATACCGTGGGCTCTAGGATCGGAAACTGGTGGCTCTGTTCGCCATCCAGCTGCATTATGTGGAATCGTTGGGTTAAAACCAACCTATGGCTTAATTTCCCGCTATGGCTTAGTTGCTTATGGGTCATCAGTCGATCAAATTGGAATATTGACACGTACTGTCTATGACAATGCACGCATTCTTTCTGTTATCGCAGGAAAAGATGATAAAGATGCATCAATGCAACAAATAAATACAAAAGATTACACACAAAATTTAACTAACAAATTACCGAAAAATCTACGTATTGGTGTTGTTGATAATGCTTTGCACGCACAAGGGGTAGAAACTGAAATTGTACAGGCAATTGAACAAGCACTTAAAGTATTTGAAAAAAATGGCGCTTCTATAAAACACTTACAATTACCAACCCTTGATTATGCGGCAGCAACCTATTTTATTTTAAGCCGAGCAGAAGCTGCGTCAAATTTAGCACGTTTTGATGGTGTACGATATGGATTACGTGATAAAACAGCAAAAACATTATCAAAAATGTATTATAATTCTCGTCACGATGGTTTTGGTGAAGAAGTACGATCACGCATCTTAATAGGTAATTATGTACTATCTGCTGGTCATGCAGGACAATTTTATAATAATGCAAAAAAAGTACAATATCTCATTAGCGATGAATTTAAAGAAGCTTTTAAAGATATTGATGTACTTATTATGCCAGTACATCCTGCGCCTGCATTTAAAATAGGTGCTTTTGATAATGATAAACTTCAAATGGATTTACAAGATTATTTTACTTGCGCAATGAATCTTGCAGGAATCACCGCCCTTGCATTGCCCTGCGGCATAAGTAGTAATAATTTACCTATTGGATTTCAGATTGTAGGTCCTCATCTATCAGAAGAACTTTTATTCCAAGTTGGTCATGCATTTCAGCAAGAAACTGATTGGCATACAAAAACACCTGCTGGATATTAA
- a CDS encoding ABC transporter substrate-binding protein, whose amino-acid sequence MKTKKNTVFLLVSLFVVGFILLYKRSYIQKADALFTIGILQTASHPALDAAREGFIIKIQEKIGKDKNIDFVIRNGQGSINNIHMIAQQFHAKQNIDAVFAIATPAAQAMVSIEKEKPIIIAAVSVAPQLSDIYSAQNVCGVSDMIDVRKEIEAMKVLLPKEMKTIGIIYCTAEVNSVAAAEQMVIELQRVGYIPVLIGVSLESEIESALLSAARMVDVFLAPTDNMVANTITLIVDIARKTNKPFIVSDNMLVKHGPLMARGIDYFESGKQAAEIALQVLVQHKKPQDLPIISGDAREIYVNRKTLEKLGLTIPNDSGLEVVFV is encoded by the coding sequence ATGAAAACTAAAAAAAATACAGTTTTTTTATTAGTGAGTTTATTTGTTGTAGGGTTTATTCTTCTGTATAAACGTTCATATATACAAAAAGCTGATGCACTTTTTACTATTGGTATTTTGCAAACCGCTTCACATCCTGCGCTTGATGCTGCACGAGAAGGATTTATAATAAAAATTCAGGAAAAAATTGGTAAAGATAAAAATATTGATTTTGTAATTCGTAATGGTCAAGGTTCCATTAATAATATTCATATGATTGCGCAACAATTTCATGCTAAACAAAATATAGATGCGGTATTTGCTATTGCTACTCCGGCTGCGCAGGCTATGGTTTCGATAGAAAAGGAAAAACCAATTATTATTGCGGCAGTTAGCGTAGCGCCACAACTGAGTGATATATATTCTGCACAAAATGTATGTGGCGTTAGTGATATGATTGATGTGCGTAAAGAGATTGAAGCAATGAAAGTTCTATTGCCAAAAGAAATGAAAACAATAGGTATAATATATTGCACCGCTGAAGTTAATTCGGTTGCCGCAGCAGAACAGATGGTTATTGAATTGCAACGCGTTGGCTATATTCCTGTACTCATAGGTGTTTCACTGGAATCTGAGATTGAATCTGCACTTTTAAGCGCGGCACGTATGGTTGATGTTTTTCTTGCCCCTACAGATAATATGGTAGCTAATACCATTACTCTTATTGTTGATATAGCACGTAAAACAAATAAGCCATTTATTGTTAGTGATAATATGCTCGTTAAGCATGGCCCTTTAATGGCGCGTGGTATAGATTATTTTGAGAGTGGTAAACAAGCGGCGGAGATAGCATTGCAAGTGCTTGTTCAGCACAAAAAACCACAGGATTTACCAATAATTAGTGGAGATGCTCGAGAAATTTATGTTAACAGAAAGACATTAGAGAAGTTGGGACTTACAATACCCAATGATAGTGGATTAGAGGTTGTTTTTGTTTAA